A window of Falco cherrug isolate bFalChe1 chromosome 11, bFalChe1.pri, whole genome shotgun sequence genomic DNA:
TATATATTTCTAGCTGTACTGTCTTGAAACACTGGTGTTCATCTTTTTCTCatatctgtctatctatctgTTAAAACATATAGGCCGGTGTGCATATGTGTCTGAAATATGCATagaatgtaaataaaaagtatgACTTTTATATGCTGAAgatcatttacatatttattgTCACTAGCATTTTGGTGGCTgcttaaaatactgtattgtgGTGCACATTATGGCAAATTTTTGCAGATTTCTGAAAGATATTGAAAGTACACACGAGCTTCTGCAGCACATCCCTGTCAGGTTCGCATCTTTCAGGACCAGGGGAAGGTTGACCTCAGCCAATATTTGATAGTAGTGCTGAGATACCTCAACAGCAAAATCCTGGGCCAGGTCCTCCGCTGTGATGAGGCAGTGCATTTCTTAGGAAGCTGGTTTGTAGCAGCAGCAGACCTGGGCCAGTGTCTCCTGCTTTCAGTTGGAGTCTTAGCACAGCTCCCACACTCCCACAgtgtcttctttcctttccacgTCATGTGGGCACAACCTGAGTGCTGATTAACTGCCCTTTTAGGGACAGCAgtgtatttatttgcattgcTTAATAACCATATGCCCCTTAAGTATTGACTTGTCAATTGAGAGTATTTTGTGGGTTCatatttttcatagaaatgTTTACTAGTCTGCGATTCAGGGTGTTGGGGTGTCTGTTGGAGGTTAGCATGGGTTTGTGCACACCCAGGGTTAGCCCCTTTGGACAACTGCTCCTGGATGCTTCAGGTGCTGGTTCTGTGAGATGGAGCCCTCTCTCCCAAAACACGGGCTCTTCACGGAGTGGAGGTGGCTTGGCATCATGCGGGATGTCTTGGACCAGCGTATCGTATGACCCGATCCTCACGCTTCCGCAAAATTAATGACACTGAAATTAAACATGATGTGCCAAACGTTGCTCCCCACATACTAGGTCAGCCCTGCGGAGTGGGAATTCATGCCGACACAGGGCCATATTCACCAGCTGATGCCGAGCAGTGTGCGGCTCCGCGTGTCTCATTTTCAATCCCAGTGATTGATTGGGAAGGGCTGATGAAGGTAGATCAAGTCAACAGGGCTGCCACACTGGGGGTGAGGCAGGAGTCCAGGCTGTAATGTTTTTCCAGGTTGTGAGTTACTTGGTGTTAAAAGTTCTTTTTTGCCTGAGATCTAGAGGACGATATCTAACATATGGGAATCATTGAGGAAATGTAAATTTagcttaaaatattaaatattgaagagaaagggcagaaaacaaagaacGAGTCATCATAAATAGATGGGCAGTACTGTGAGAAAGAGTGAAAAATGAGACAGAATGCAGTCATTCTCTGAACTCTTGAATTATTGAAAAGCTAATACACCACAAAGACAGTTCACAGCAAAAAAGTACCAAAGTGTGATATATCCAGATTATATAAAACAAAAGGCCTGAATGAGCCATGCTTGAGGGTGTGTGTAATTAAATGGAGAAAGAGCTGTGCAGGAGGATGGAGATCTGGGGGACAGGACTGCCCAGTGCTGACGGCAGATCACGTAGCCACGGCAGGCGTCTGGGAGCTGGTGCCAGAGCTGGGGACGAGGGTCTCTCCAGTTCTTAGAGCAAATTTGTTTACCAGTACATGATGGAGAGTCAATTGTTATAGAAGTATTAGAAGGGGAAGCcagaattgtttttttcccccaaaggaAGGAGACTCTGAGGGGTAGAAGTAAAAAGCATCTGCAGGGTAAAAGCATTTCCATTGCCTGTGGCTGAGAGTGGGAATATCCATTGCTATGTGGGCTGCACAACACAAATGGGACAGTAAACCAGCAGAGATTCAGCAGGGATCGGCGGGAGCTTCACGTGAGGAAAGATTGATCTGGCTTGGCATCCCAGGTTAAAAATTCCAGTTTCCAGTGGCTTTTCTGTGAATCCACTCTCACGTTATATAGTTACCTTTCCTCAAGCAATAGTGTGAGTTACAGCTCTGTATGTAACCAAGCAATACAGGTGtttaaaagtatatatttgCTACAAATGAATAATAAACCaggaaatcagaaaatttagagatgaaaattaattcaaagaTGTGCAACAGAAATTAGGTGAAGATTAGATACCCTACTAATAGACTGAAGAAACTACTaagaaatgaatgaataaaCAGCTATGCAATTGAACACAGTAATGATCAAGTATAACTTCAGTTGTAGCGTACTGTATTGAGAGGCTTCTCGTGCTCATCCTGTTCTGCTCCAGTGGGGTTATTTCTCATCTCTTCCTGCTGTAAGAAAAATTGACTCCCATCAAAGCAGTGGAGTTATGTCAGGTGGTGGGATCCAAGGTGTGTTTAGAGGGAAAGTCGTAAGGTAGAAATAATTCAGACCACAGGGAAGAATTACCAGAGTGAAATACTGAGGGTTGTATGAAATAATCTCCGTAGGGAGTGATGGCAACAACGTCTCCTGCAGCATTTGCAAGTGACCTGGCAAAACATGAGAGGATGTGTTATTCTGGTAGGGAGGAGGTTGTTGTGCCTCCTGGCTGGGGTGAGCCTGGTAGTCAAAGGACTTGGGTCTGTCAGGGTTTGGCCTTTGGAGCTTCGtaaatttttttgctgtaattaTGTGTTTTGCTGTCTCCTTTTCCTATAAACTGCTGATAAACTCACATGTGTGGGGAACCTCACTGAGCCCTCTTCTTCTTTCCGCAGCCTGGAGAAGCACATGCTGTCACACAGCGAGGAGAGGGAGTACAAGTGTGACCAGTGCCCCAAAGCTTTTAACTGGAAGTCCAACTTGATACGCCACCAAATGTCGCACGATAGCGGGAAGCACTACGAGTGTGAAAACTGTGCCAAGGTACAGTGAATTTGTAGGCTGCCTGGCACGGCTTGTGCTGCTGGATGCACAGGAGCATGCAAGTGGGGatgcctggggctgggatgcaggaggacGTAGGGCTTCTGCCTTGCTCCAAATGGTTTCTCAAGGATTTACGCTTCTACTTTATAAGTATGTTATTTTTCTACCCCTTTTGATTTGGAGATGGCTCTGAAGTATGAAATAAGCACTAATGCAGGATGCCGAGCATCCCTGAGCTCAGGGCATGGCACTTTGTGAGGACCGGTGGGATGTAAAAGGATCACTGAGGGGCGAGAAACTGTGGGGAAATGCAGGGCACATGGGTTCCCTAGGCTGTGTGCCAGCCGTTGGGACCAGAAACTTCAGGTCACTACTGCAATATAAATCAAGAAATAGAGATGGGCCCCAGCTGCACTAAGTGAGTGCAACTATCTCATCTCTAGAGCATCTCTGTCGCTTCCCAGCGCCAAGCTTGCTGTGTACGTTATTTGTATAGGATGTGGTGCTCTGCATTGCTTTGTAGCGGATTCCCAAAGCTTGGGCCTTTTGCATGAGgactttctcattttcaagTAGATTTGCTACAATAATGGGAATTTCATAATGAACTGGGACTCGTAAGATACAACCAAGCCCTGGGTGCCAGGACTGTGTCACGTACAGGATTTCTTGCTGTGTCACACTCAGTTGTCGCTATAAAGTATTTCTATTGCAGTAATGTTTAGAAGTTTCAAGCAGCCACATTTTGacttgttttctgtgaagtcCTTGACGTCAAAAGCACAATTTCTAATGGCAGGGTCAAAtgcatctgctgcagcagctgccaaggGGTTAACAGGTCCACCAAATACTTGGCTGATTCTGGGAAACTGAGGCCCCATCCTGCAGGCACAGTTCCCCCTGATGCCCATTAGCAAAGTTTTTTATCTTAAATATTCCCAAATAGCTCCAAGGtttgaattttaaaagactCTTGTAATAACTGGCTTCTTCCGCAATCAAGTTTCTTGGTTAATCAGTACTCATTTCCTAGCAGGTTTTCACGGACCCCAGCAACCTTCAGAGGCATATTCGTTCCCAGCATGTTGGGGCTCGTGCTCACGCTTGTCCAGAGTGTGGCAAAACCTTTGCCACTTCTTCAGGCCTCAAACAGCATAAACACATCCACAGCAGTGTCAAACCTTTTATATGTAAGTCTTCAACTACATGTCTTTggttatttcttttgttgtaaAGCAGCGTAATCTGGAAGCAGGAGTTGTGTTGTGCTCCCTGTGAATTTCCTGCTGGTTTCACGGGGGCTGTGCACTATTAAATGAGTTCTGGGTAATTTCTAGTCCAatgcaaaacattattttcataccGTTTTCCTTTTCAGACAAACACTGCATGATGTAGACATGTACCTATTGTCCCTGGGATATTTTTCCATGCACAGATGCAAAGAGCAAGTGGGGTGCGAATTTAGCAAGAAGGAGCCATGCCGGGCTCGGTGGCTGCAGCCTCACTGCTTTGCCCGGTGCCAGGCTTGCTgctctccttcctgctgctgtgccgTGCCCTGTGCTGGATCCAGCCTTGCTGCACAGGGCAGCGTCAGTGCTGGCaatggggagggggtggcagtgCCAGGGTGGGCACGGGGGAATGGCAGTGGCTGCAACCACCGTTGGGACACGTTGGGAATTCGGCAGAGCCAGCAGTACCTGCAaggctgttttgctttgggagTTAATTTTGGGCCACAGACTCTCCACCACAGATGCGGTGACTTTTGCTGGAGTCGGAAAATAAACCTTAGAGGCAGTGAATTTCAGTTGGAGGAGGTTGCTGCCCTCCTTGAGGCTCCTTTGCATGCCCCACATTTAAGTATTGAGTTGAGCCATTAGAtctttgccagcagctgctccagccatAAAACTTGCCTCGTATGTGGGCCTGACTCTGTGCTGGGCTATAAATCGGATCCTCAAAGTCTCACGGGTTGTGCTTGCTGCTGAGGCAGATCCTGGTAGGTAATGGTGCAGGTTGCCTTCTCTCCCTTTCACCagagaagcagaggcagaaaatacTCAAGAATATTGTTCTGGGTAGTGCTAATCTCCACCACAGCCTTTTCAGGCACCTGCTATGGCTTGACAGGCACCTTGTGGCCATGTCCCCTACTTGTCTGCTTAACTTCTTTATCTTTTGCTGCTCTCGGCAGCAATTTCCAAAATATCAGCAGCACTCCTGGACAAAGCGGTGGCCATAGGCTAAGGTAATTCCtcaagaggaggaggagtatTGGCTTGAAAGACTCATTTGTGTGAAATCTGTATGCCTGCCATTGGGTTAGATAATACCCGTGGTTTGGGCTTCTTCAATGAGAAAATGCACAACTAGATCCAATAATAAATATcactaataatttttaaacctGATTACAGGTTAAGTAGTTACACTTAAAGGTTATAATCATTAGAAAGCAGTAACTTCTGGCTAAGTAGGGAATCTTAGCCTGATGGTCTTGTTGCAATACCCTACATAAAAGTCTGTGAGTAGCACCTCTCATAAATGAAATAACCTCTCAAATACTCTTTGTTACTATTTATTCTGATAAATCAAAACAGCAACTGGTATTCTTCATACGTACAGTGTGAGGGATGAAACCCCATTGAGCAGCCTAGGAATAACACCCATGTAATTGCAGAACAAAAGGGTTTGGAGACCACATGTTTGGTAGGCTTTGCTAAGTgatgggagggagagagggtCACCTAAAGGAGATATCTGTTTTCCACCAGAAGGCCACACACCATGATTTACTCGTACCAGTCTGTTTATGGCAACTGTCTCTTATTACAGTACACCGCCCAAGCTTGAGTGAAAACTCACCAACACTAAGGTAATTACTCACTGCCTTCGCAAAATCTCCAGCCTCTCCAAATAGAAACCACATGCCATAATAGACTGAACATATTCAAAATAGTacttacagtaatttttttttaataagcagaaaatatgcAAACTTAACTGCTGCCTAATTTGGGTTCCAGAGACAATCGCGGTACAGAGTGTGTGTAGGCATGAGATGAATTTTGGCAATTTCGGAGCCAGATTGGGAGTTTGTGTTAAACCTGGGGTCTGTAGAGCAATAAAAGCTGCAAGGAGGGAAGCTTCCCTTACAAGTTAGTTGCTTAGAAGTATGGCACTGAGATTTAAAGGGTGTATTAAGGTGTAATAGGAGAAATCAAACCCAGCTTCTGTTGCTTTGATACATGGAAGCAATTAAAGTTGATAACTGTCCCCATCTACTAAAGTTTAAGCAAAACTACTTGGAAATAAAAGTCGTGTGATGAAAAAGTGGTAGATCTTATAACACGAACTTACCTGAGGGGTCCTGGCTCCTGTGAATACCCACAGAGGTCGAGGTGGTGCAATTGATTTTGACCCGGTCCCCCCTCCAGAATCAGCAGGGCACCGGGTGTGCGCTTCACTGACCCCATGTTACACCCCAGCTTCAGGTGATGGTCCCCAGGAGTAAGACTACTGAGGAGATTAAGGGCTTTGGACCCCGGCCCAGAATTTCTTTGCCAGCCTGGAGAGCCAGTGGATTGAATAGACTGACATGTAAATGCAAGAGGCACCTTGAGCAAGCAGCACCTcattaaatagttttaaatatttttttatgctcAAAAAGGTAAAGTCCTCAGTACAACTGTTAATTGTTTGATTGAAATTATAGtagtaaatatttatgtattttaatggtATTGCTATTattggtttaatttatttttgaaacgGAGATAAAATATGTTTAGTCAAATGATTAATTTACATCTCCCTTTGTAGTTTGTAAGGATATCTCTCAGCTGTGAGTGTGTATTTTTGCTCTTCTTCGGAGTGGAATATTTCTCGGTTGACTTTTGAATATATTATCGGAGAATAATAATCTAATAATTTACGGATGTTCTTTAAGGAGAACTTCCCAAACTTTAGGAAGACTAAATCTGTGCCAGTACACGCCTTTTCACCTGCTTGCCGCCCTAGCCTACCTGAGTGAAATGCTATATTTAATAATCATGTAAATAAGAAGCAGGCCCTTGACACAACCTGGTAGAAGATCAAAAGTTCACAAAACAcgatttgtttttaattatatattagCCTAGTCTCACAAATGTATGggttggagattttttttctggaaaagtaCGTACAGTctgatgctctgctgctgaatgTTAGGTATACCGCTTCACACAAGGAGGGGAGTTGGCCCATAATATCCAAGGTAAACCTTGTGCAGACCTACGGATGTGTCACTTGAGTCACCATTTTGGTCAGTTTAATTTTGGTTTCTGTGATCAACCCggtgggagcagggaaagcTTTTTTGTGTAAGACCTCAGCAGTGAAGGTCAGGGGCCTGATTCTGTACCGTGAACTCTGGAGGTGACGTTCGTTTGTGGGAGCAGAGACCTTATGTCTGCAAATAGGCTAAAAATGGGAGGAAatagcagaaaaagcagagcttCATACTTCAATAAACAACAAATAGttctgtattaaataaaaatagttctATGTTAAATGggcaaattaaatattttcccctcaaaaaaagaaacagaaagtacTTATCCACAGAAAATCTAGCATTTTCAAAGAACTTGAAtaatttctcttcccttctcttctcctcttctcttcttctcCGCTTCTCCTCCTCCGCTTCTCCTCCTCCgcttctcctctctccttttttcttcttcttcattttctttattatatctcttttctttcttgtctttccttGTGAATGAAGATTTCCAACAGGAACAGTAACTGATACACAGCAACAAACATTCTTCCTGAATTACCGCATTGCAAATTTCCTGTGGTTGGGCCCAATTCTGCACGCTTTACCCCACGAATTGTCCTGGGGATGTCAACGGGATGCGAGCAGGGAAAACGGGTGGATCAGGCAAGATCAGGCCCTGGAACAATAGCAGCATTGTTGCTGAGATATGAAGCAGCCTGCTGAAGAGGTAAACAGTTAAGAGATGACAACAAGTGGTCAAGTTTCTCAAGGGCAGAGGTTTAGAGGAGCAGGAAGGTTAGTGCAGGCCCCGGTGTGAGTGGAAGTTAGAGGACGTGATTGCAGTTCATGGGAACCAAGAGTGCAGGATGGGATACATTCAATTCAGTTTCCTTTGCAGGCTTAAAATAGAGCCATTGTAAATTATGTCAGTCTGTCTCAAATCATGAAAATGATTGTTAAAAAGGCCTCAGAATAAACAATGTGTATTGTTGCGTGGCTTTGATGTGTGAAAGATGAGAGCTTATGATATaacacaaattaaataaaaataaagtgacCACATGCTTTTTCctggctgggaaaaaaaaaacaaaacccacaaacaaaaaaccccgaAAGGATTTATTACATAGGGATAACTGCTTACTGATAATGCTGCTGCCTTGTTTTTAAACAAGGCTGGAGCTGATACTGTTAGAAGCACGGTAGTGCAGAGGCACAGACAGATTTTAGCATCATGAAAAGCACAAGTCATAGCACAGCCTTGAGACTTGCCCGATGCCCCTGCTCATCCAAAGGATGCCAAAAGGGGACATAAAAAGGCACTGGGGAGCTGAGTGGTATCCTcttcaaaactgcattttaacttACAGACCTATAACTTGGTTGTGGCCTCAGTTTGCTCCCAAAGGTTTGTAACAGGCAGAAGACTGGGGAGCTGCAAAATCCCGTTTGCTTCAGTGCTGTGATTCACTCTTCATGGTGTCTCGCTCTGCACCGCTGGGGCCACTTTCAGCCTCCGGCTGCTGAAAATGGTTGCTGGAAGCTGCGCTGTGACGTGCCGGTGTCGCGGGCTAGGTCAGGCCCACGAGCTCAAGGTAGATCTCCTCCATGATGCGGTTTCAGGCTTTCTCCAAGTACTGCTTTTGTGAGGCTGAAGCTATTCTCGTTCCAGAGGAGCTTGAAAGGAAATCCATTGAGCTGTTTTGAGCAGCAGacacacaaataaatacagctgCATTCTTAAAGGAAATTGTTGAAATAGAGtgtattttttcatgtgcaAGAGACAAATAAGCAATATTAAGATTAGTAAAGTTATTAAGACATGGAATTCAGAGTTACAGCATCCCAGGCACCTGTAGGGACTATATGCATTATAAACATAGAAAAGCTTTGGACATACAAGAGTACTAGGCTGAGGTTACTCAGGCTCTAGCCTGAACTTCCATGAAATTAAATGCTTAATTGTAAGtggaaacaaatgttttttgttaATAAGGTTATGCACTTGGAAATACCTGGTTGTCTCCTTCTTCACCTCCTTGATATCCTTGTGGTCCTGCAGGCTGAAAGCTCTGTGCGGCGGCTCTATCTCCTGTCTGgtcctgcaaatatttattttaatgactaACTTTCCACATGTGATTAGTGACGTAATGAATGTCATCTGAAGACACGAGCGCTTGATTGTGCAGGGGCACTGTGGGTTTGTACGGTGTTACGGCACCAAGCCGGGGCTCTTGGTGGGGCTCTGGGTGCTAATGCGAAATGGAATAACAGCACCAAATATGCAACACTGTGTAATGCAAAGAGCAAACAAGGAAACTTTGTCTTTTAGTGATTTAAGGCCTTTTCTGGTTTGTTGGAGTGGGTTTTGGTGCTGTCTTTAGGCATTTGTCTGCTTGGATGCCTTGCTTTGGAAGAGACCAATAGCTTTTTGTGCATTTGGGCACCAGACTTCTCCTTACGGCTTCCTAATTGACATTTGGTGGGTAAAAAAGTGGTGTTATTTGCAAAATTTTGAGGGTGGGGGCAATTACCATAAAGCCTGAGatatgttgttgttgttgtttacaTACAGGTGAGGTCTGCCATAAATCCTATACTCAGTTTTCAAACCTTTGTCGTCATAAGCGCATGCATGCTGATTGCAGAACCCAAATCAAGTGCAAAGACTGTGGACAAATGTTCAGCACTACGTCTTCCTTAAATAAACACAGGAGATTTTGTGAGGGCAAGAACCATTTTGCAGCAGGAGGATTTTTTGGCCAAGGCATTTCACTTCCTGGAACCCCAGCTATGGATAAAACGTCCATGGTTAATATGAATCATGCAAATCCGGGCCTTGCTGACTATTTTGGAGCCAATAGGCATCCTGCTGGTCTTACCTTTCCAACAGCTCCTGGATTTTCTTTTAGCTTCCCTGGTCTGTTTCCTTCAGGCTTGTACCACAGGCCACCTTTGCTACCTACTAGTTCTCCTGTTAAAGGACTACCGAGCGCAGATCAGACAAACAAAAGTCAAAGTCCCCTCATGACAAATCCTCAGATACTGCCAGCCACCCAGGATATTTTGAAGGCACTAAATAAGCAACCATCAGTAGGGGAGAATAAGCCAGTGGAGCTTCAACCAGAGAGGTCCTCTGAAGAGAGGCCGCATGAGAAACTCAGTGACCAGTCAGAGAGTAGTGACCTTGACCTTGACGATGTCAGTACCCCCAGTGGCAGTGACCTGGAAACCACCTCGGGCTCTGATCTGGAAAGTGACATtgaaagtgagaaagagaaatttaaagaaaatggtaaaatgTTCAAAGACAAAGTAAgctctctgcagagcctggcttCAATAAATAATAAGAAAGACCACAGCAATCATTCCATTTTCTCACCATCCTTAGAGGAGCAGACTGCGGTGTCAGGAGCGGTGAATGATTCTATAAAGGCTATTGCTTCTATTGCTGAAAAGTACTTTGGTTCAACAGGACTTGTGGGGCTGCAAGACAAAAAAGTCGGAGCCTTACCTTACCCTTCCATGTTTCCCCTCCCATTTTTTCCAGCATTCTCTCAATCAATGTATCCATTTCCTGATAGAGACTTGAGACCGTTACCCTTGAAAGTGGAGCCCCAATCACCCAGTGAAATAAAGAAGATTCCAAAGGGAAGCTCTGAGTCTCCCTTTGACCTCACCATAAAGCGTAAGGAGGAGAAGCCACTTACTCCCATACCCTCaaagccagcagccccctctGCGGCAAGCCAGGACCAGCCTCTAGATCTCAGCATGGGCAGCAGAAGTCGAGCCAGTGGCACAAAACAAGCCGAGCCTCGGAAAAACCACGtctttggagaaaagaaaggaggtgACCTCGAGCAAAGGAAAGCTTCGGAGTCCTCCTTGCAGCACGCCAGGCCCACCCCATTCTTTATGGATCCCATTTACAGGTAACAGACTATCCGCTGCCTTTCGGCATCCTTTGGTACAGGCAGCTAGGTCTGTCAGGGCCACCTGCCCACGGAGGCAGGACAACCACATCCCATCCCCCTCCCACTGGCCCTGGAGGCATCATCCCACCCCTGAGGCATGGGGTGGCCCAGGCTGCATGCAAACCTGTGCACCCCGCCTCAAATCTGAGCTGCTCGCAGCGAACCCTGGCTCTGCTAACGCTGCAATTAGCAAGTCTTCATGACTGCCCTCATTGCCGTGGGTCATTAGTTTCAATTGCGTAACTTGACATGCAGAAGTTGAATGTTTTCTCTTACCCATAAGTGAATTGGCATCAGTATTGAATGTTTGTCTATTTACTGTGTATTTGACACCACTGGTTTGCCccaaattccttttcttccaaaatgctgCCCACCTTCCTTGACTGCCCTCAGCCTTCCCCTGGAAATTCCAGCGCATCTCACCAGGGTGCCACCTGGACACCACCTTTCTGATGCCTCCTGAATTAAATAGGAGTATCTCATAAGTACAACAAGGAAGCAAATTTGTCCTAAAGTGTATAAACAGTACGGAAATTAAGAGTGATTTCGGCccttttttacccttttttgaGCAATGGGTTGATTTCTCCAGGCATTTCATTAATATAATTGAAGGTGCAGTGTCCCTGTGTGTACAAAGCCTAACCGGCGGGCTAGTTAATCTGATCTACCTTATGAAATCAATGGGAGCCTTGTCTGCGGCTTTGACGGGTGCACAAGCAGACACTGCCAGTGAGCTGGGGTTTTAAAAACCAGTGGTAAAATCCTGACCCCTCAGTGtttcccagcagtgctgagacAGATCTCACTGGGATCTGGATTTCACCTGCTTCCTGTGTACGTCAGCCCCTCTTTGCCCTTCGCCTTCTGCTCGTGCATCTGAAACCAGCCAAAGTCATGCATCTAAATTAGTTTAGAAAATTATTagccataaaaatatttgtctgttATAGAAATGACTGATTTTAAAGCctattgctaaaaaaaaaaaagttactgccatgtaaattatattaatttctttatctggaaaagaaatgctaTGGGCAAAGTTTTTGGAGAGTGCTGTCGCATAAGACAACAGGTATGCATTATGAGGAAACAGGATATGATGTTATTTACTGAGATGGTTTTATTCATGCCAGATTGATATCTGAATTAGACTATAGGTTTTCTTTGCGTCATACTCTTTTTAAATGCCTGAAGCAGTGGAAATAATGATCCGTGTTTTATGGTCCTGCATTAGAAACTAATGAAATCTGTACAAATCTGACAGCACAGCATGAGGCCAGTGGCTACTGAGCCTTCCTTTGCCCTGAGTTATATCTATGTATGGATAAGAGGATCTGTCCCATGAACCGCACATATCAAGCAAAATCCTCAAACTTCCATGCTGCATCTGAATTATCCACACTGTGTTTCGCTGCGTAAATGCCCACTTGAGCTGATCACAGTCCTTGTTGCTGGCATATCAGATTCAGTGTGTCCCCACAAGCCCGGCTTTCTCACCCTGCTCGTGTGTGGCCATGCAGGAAAGTTTTCCAGGATGGTGCCTGTGATGTCTTGCATGGGCAGATGAGAAAGGACCCATTGCTCAAGGCTCCTGTTGCCTTGAATTCCTCTCCTCTGAGTGGAGAGCACACTTGGTTGCCTTATCACTTTAGAAGAGTGCTCGGTAGTTAGTTGTTCCTATTATAATTACTACCAGTCTTTTGAAATGGAATTATTTCCTATATAAATGATATAATCTCCCTTTAATGGCAATTCACAGCCCCCACCCACAGTAATGAGCTGTATGCAGGCATCGAGAGTTGACTGTACTTCCTTATCTTTTACGATTATCTCTGAGAAACAAATTACTTGATGTATAACTGACTATTTTAAACATTGGTAGATGTATAATTATTAATATCTGAGACTGATTCATCACAAGCAAATCTAATTTTAACATTTACAgagtagaaaaaagaaagttaactGACCCACTGGAagctttaaaagagaaatacttGAGACCTTCCCCAGGATTCTTGTTTCATCCACAAGTAAGTATTTTCGGAATTTTGATGTTGTAAACAA
This region includes:
- the MECOM gene encoding histone-lysine N-methyltransferase MECOM isoform X2 encodes the protein MKSEDYSHETMAPDIHEERQYRCEDCDQLFESKAELVDHQKFPCSTPHSAFSMVEEDFQKKLENENDLQDVHEIQECKECDQVFPDLQSLEKHMLSHSEEREYKCDQCPKAFNWKSNLIRHQMSHDSGKHYECENCAKQVFTDPSNLQRHIRSQHVGARAHACPECGKTFATSSGLKQHKHIHSSVKPFICEVCHKSYTQFSNLCRHKRMHADCRTQIKCKDCGQMFSTTSSLNKHRRFCEGKNHFAAGGFFGQGISLPGTPAMDKTSMVNMNHANPGLADYFGANRHPAGLTFPTAPGFSFSFPGLFPSGLYHRPPLLPTSSPVKGLPSADQTNKSQSPLMTNPQILPATQDILKALNKQPSVGENKPVELQPERSSEERPHEKLSDQSESSDLDLDDVSTPSGSDLETTSGSDLESDIESEKEKFKENGKMFKDKVSSLQSLASINNKKDHSNHSIFSPSLEEQTAVSGAVNDSIKAIASIAEKYFGSTGLVGLQDKKVGALPYPSMFPLPFFPAFSQSMYPFPDRDLRPLPLKVEPQSPSEIKKIPKGSSESPFDLTIKRKEEKPLTPIPSKPAAPSAASQDQPLDLSMGSRSRASGTKQAEPRKNHVFGEKKGGDLEQRKASESSLQHARPTPFFMDPIYRVEKRKLTDPLEALKEKYLRPSPGFLFHPQFQLPDQRIWMSAIENMAEKLESFSALKPEANELIQSVPSMFNFRAPPSALPETLLRKGKERYTCRYCGKIFPRSANLTRHLRTHTGEQPYRCKYCDRSFSISSNLQRHVRNIHNKEKPFKCHLCDRCFGQQTNLDRHLKKHENGNMSGTATSSPHSELESTGAILDDKEDSYFTEIRNFIGNSNHNNQSPRNSEERMNGSHFKDEKAMVASQNSDLLDDEEAEDEVMMDEEDEESEIAGKTVKEPVTSDMHEGTPEEDYEETSTLDMNCKASPGRYKEEEYNKTGLSALDHIRHFTDSLKMRKMEENQYSEAELAAFNTSQLPEDLKQPLYRKSKSQAYAMMLSLSDKDSLHSASHNSPNMWHSMARAAAESSAIQSISHV